The proteins below come from a single Myxosarcina sp. GI1 genomic window:
- a CDS encoding NAD(P)H-quinone oxidoreductase subunit F, with product MEQIFSESIWLVPCYALIGATLALMWSPGIIKKTGSRPAGYLNIAMTCVAFVHSVFALQEVWQQPVQEIRFPWLTAAGLYISFDIKISAVTVGALVLITGLNILAQIYAIGYMEMDWGWARFYALMSFFEAGLCGLALCNSLFFSYVFLELLTLATYLIVGFWFAQPLVVTGARDAFWTKRVGDLLLLIGIIALWSFTGTWNYDELAQWTEVANLKPITANLLCLALIAGPLAKCAQFPLQLWLDEAMEGPIPASMLRNSIVVATGAYVLIQLQPVLAQSDISNLFMLVIGSATAIGGSLIAIAQVDIKRTLSYSVSAYMGFVFIAVAIGANDAALLLILTHAVAMTLLYMSTGTIVISNITQNITLLGGVFSRRPLSGIAFLVGGAGLIAIPPFGGFWALLDLGNYLLEVEPILLGVMLVVDALTAFNLMRTFCLVFAGKPKAMTKRSAEVLWAMVVPMMILVGVSLHLPLIMQQFNLLPTWAKLDKSIALLLLGSSLLGISLAAILYLKDRKTKPVELVPTWIQQLLANDLYIQDIYRLTIVGLVSIVSRIISWCDRYIVDGVINSIGFGTLFSGQTLRYSNSGQSQFYFLSIVLGTILLGLMLALTFDVGFDFSKINFNTI from the coding sequence ATGGAGCAGATATTCAGTGAAAGTATTTGGCTAGTACCTTGCTATGCACTAATTGGAGCGACTTTAGCATTAATGTGGTCGCCTGGAATTATTAAAAAAACTGGTTCTAGACCAGCAGGATATCTTAATATCGCTATGACTTGTGTGGCATTCGTTCACAGCGTTTTTGCCCTACAGGAAGTTTGGCAGCAGCCAGTTCAAGAAATCAGATTTCCCTGGTTGACAGCAGCAGGTTTGTATATTTCTTTTGACATCAAAATCTCTGCCGTTACCGTTGGGGCGTTGGTTTTAATTACGGGATTGAATATTCTCGCCCAAATATATGCCATTGGCTATATGGAAATGGACTGGGGTTGGGCGCGTTTTTATGCTTTGATGAGCTTTTTTGAGGCGGGTTTATGCGGACTGGCCCTATGTAATTCACTCTTTTTTAGCTATGTTTTCTTAGAGTTACTTACTTTGGCTACCTATTTAATCGTCGGCTTTTGGTTTGCTCAACCTTTGGTGGTTACAGGGGCAAGAGATGCCTTTTGGACGAAGCGAGTAGGAGACTTATTGCTGCTAATTGGCATAATTGCCCTGTGGTCTTTTACGGGAACCTGGAATTACGACGAATTGGCGCAGTGGACGGAAGTAGCTAACCTCAAACCAATAACAGCTAACTTACTTTGTTTGGCATTAATTGCGGGTCCCCTGGCTAAATGCGCTCAATTTCCCCTACAGCTATGGCTGGACGAAGCGATGGAAGGACCAATTCCTGCTTCAATGTTGCGTAACTCAATTGTTGTAGCTACGGGGGCATATGTCCTAATTCAGCTACAGCCTGTTTTGGCACAGTCAGACATTTCCAATCTGTTTATGTTGGTCATAGGTTCGGCTACGGCTATTGGTGGTTCTTTAATTGCGATCGCTCAAGTAGATATCAAACGCACTCTATCTTATTCGGTAAGTGCCTACATGGGTTTTGTATTTATTGCCGTTGCTATAGGCGCAAATGATGCAGCCTTACTACTAATTTTGACTCATGCTGTTGCCATGACGCTGTTGTACATGAGTACTGGAACTATAGTAATTAGCAATATTACTCAAAACATTACTTTGTTAGGCGGTGTTTTTTCTCGCCGTCCTTTGAGTGGAATTGCTTTTTTGGTAGGTGGTGCGGGTTTGATAGCCATTCCCCCTTTTGGTGGTTTTTGGGCATTACTAGACTTAGGAAATTATTTACTAGAAGTCGAGCCGATATTACTAGGAGTAATGTTGGTCGTAGACGCGTTGACGGCATTTAACTTGATGCGAACTTTTTGTTTGGTCTTTGCAGGTAAACCCAAAGCCATGACCAAACGCTCGGCGGAAGTTCTCTGGGCGATGGTCGTGCCGATGATGATTTTAGTTGGGGTTAGTTTGCATTTACCTTTGATTATGCAGCAGTTTAATCTACTACCAACTTGGGCAAAATTAGATAAAAGCATTGCCTTACTTTTGCTGGGTTCGAGTTTACTGGGAATTAGTTTGGCAGCAATTTTATATCTCAAAGATAGAAAAACTAAACCCGTAGAATTAGTACCGACTTGGATACAGCAACTGTTAGCCAACGATCTTTATATTCAAGATATTTATCGTCTGACTATTGTTGGTTTGGTGAGTATTGTTTCTCGGATTATTTCCTGGTGCGATCGCTATATCGTTGATGGTGTAATCAACTCAATTGGATTTGGTACTTTATTTAGCGGACAAACTTTAAGATATAGCAATTCGGGACAGTCGCAATTTTATTTTCTCTCTATTGTATTGGGAACGATTTTGTTGGGTTTGATGTTGGCTTTGACTTTTGATGTTGGCTTTGACTTTTCAAAAATTAATTTCAATACTATTTAG
- the map gene encoding type I methionyl aminopeptidase codes for MGSERITLLSRREIDKMRRAGALAAELLDYLATLVKPGISTLDLNDAAEEWTQAKQARSAPLGYHGFPKSICTSVNEVICHGIPNAKQVLKDGDIINIDVTPILDGYHGDTSRTFFVGTPSPEAKKLVEVTAECLHRGIAEVKPGARIGDIGAAIQEYAEANNYSVVRDFVGHGVSHIFHTAPQIPHYGTRGKGKKLKAGMVFTIEPMINEGTWEAVTLDDGWTAITKDGKLSAQFEHTIAVTKDGVEILTLSD; via the coding sequence ATGGGAAGCGAACGAATTACTCTACTTTCTAGGCGAGAAATAGATAAAATGCGCCGTGCTGGAGCTTTAGCTGCCGAATTATTAGACTATCTCGCTACTTTGGTCAAGCCAGGAATTAGTACGCTAGATTTGAATGATGCTGCCGAAGAATGGACTCAAGCCAAGCAAGCCAGAAGTGCGCCATTAGGTTATCATGGTTTTCCCAAATCCATTTGCACCAGTGTTAATGAAGTAATTTGTCATGGTATTCCCAATGCCAAACAAGTACTTAAAGATGGAGACATTATTAATATAGATGTTACGCCAATTTTAGATGGCTATCACGGCGATACTTCCAGAACTTTTTTTGTCGGTACTCCTTCTCCCGAAGCCAAAAAACTGGTAGAAGTTACTGCAGAATGCTTACATCGCGGCATTGCCGAAGTTAAACCAGGCGCGAGAATAGGTGATATTGGTGCAGCAATTCAAGAATATGCCGAAGCCAATAATTATTCAGTAGTTAGAGATTTTGTCGGACACGGAGTCAGCCATATTTTTCATACCGCCCCTCAAATTCCCCATTACGGCACGCGAGGTAAAGGCAAGAAGTTAAAAGCAGGGATGGTTTTTACTATCGAACCCATGATCAACGAAGGAACCTGGGAGGCAGTAACTCTCGACGATGGCTGGACGGCAATTACTAAAGATGGCAAACTGTCGGCTCAGTTCGAGCATACCATCGCCGTTACTAAAGATGGAGTAGAAATTTTGACTTTATCCGACTAG
- the prmA gene encoding 50S ribosomal protein L11 methyltransferase, whose protein sequence is MSNRWWEIIVLCDPTLEESIFWRLEQFGCSGTATEAKEERWLIRAYIPEVKVQKSDLAELERHLDRDAMLVEATVPEVKWQLIDEEDWANSWKQHWQPTNIGDRFTIYPAWLETPSTSDRLIMRLDPGVAFGTGTHPTTQLCLESLEMRFYDPTDSNIIADIGCGSGILSIAASLLQAKQVYAVDTDPLATKTTRSNCQLNHIDSQQVKVIDGSIERLLELDISFDGIVCNILADTITELFPQFDLISGDRSWAILSGILLEQADDIASLVEYYGWTVAALWRRKEWCCFNIRRSEY, encoded by the coding sequence ATGTCTAATCGCTGGTGGGAAATAATCGTACTCTGCGATCCAACTTTAGAAGAATCAATTTTTTGGCGGCTAGAACAATTTGGTTGTTCGGGAACTGCTACCGAAGCTAAAGAAGAACGCTGGTTAATTCGAGCTTACATTCCCGAAGTTAAAGTACAAAAGTCCGATTTAGCAGAGTTAGAGCGACACCTGGATCGAGATGCCATGCTAGTAGAAGCAACAGTCCCTGAAGTTAAATGGCAGTTAATCGACGAAGAAGACTGGGCAAACAGTTGGAAACAACATTGGCAACCAACAAATATAGGCGATCGCTTTACAATTTATCCCGCTTGGTTAGAAACCCCCTCAACTTCAGATAGATTAATTATGCGTCTCGATCCTGGAGTAGCTTTTGGTACGGGAACCCATCCTACTACCCAACTTTGTTTGGAGTCATTGGAAATGCGGTTTTACGATCCTACTGACTCTAATATTATTGCCGATATTGGTTGTGGTTCGGGAATTTTGTCAATTGCCGCCAGTCTATTGCAGGCAAAACAAGTTTATGCTGTAGATACCGATCCTCTAGCTACTAAAACAACTCGTAGCAACTGCCAGCTAAATCACATAGATTCGCAGCAAGTAAAAGTTATTGATGGCAGTATCGAGCGATTACTCGAACTTGACATCTCTTTTGACGGTATTGTCTGTAATATTCTTGCCGATACTATTACCGAGCTATTTCCTCAGTTCGATCTTATCAGCGGCGATCGTAGTTGGGCTATTTTGAGCGGCATTTTATTGGAACAGGCAGACGACATCGCTAGTTTGGTCGAATACTATGGCTGGACGGTTGCCGCTTTATGGAGACGTAAAGAGTGGTGCTGTTTTAATATTCGCCGTTCGGAATACTAG